A region of the Candoia aspera isolate rCanAsp1 chromosome 15, rCanAsp1.hap2, whole genome shotgun sequence genome:
AGCCAGCGTTCCTGATTTCTGGAGGGTAGCAGATTGGGAACATGGGGGGCATTCTTTCAAAAAGCATGGGCTCATCATTTTCCGTCCTTGTGGCATCCTTTGCCAGTATACTGCAAATTAAACAGCTTGTAGATTGGGAGGCTGTTTGACCAAAGGAGTAGATGGGAACGTTCTTCTTGGGCATATTCTGAAGAGCTGAATGTGTGTCCTCATAGGAAACTCCCAAATCCAAAGCATCTCTACTTGGAAGGCATATAGAACTCggtgggagtttttttttttccctccccatcccAGTAAGACTGACTAGGATTTGGCCAAGAATGATTCCCCAGGGCACACGGTCCAGCCAATGAGAAACTTGCCGATTCCCAGGCGTCCCCACCGTAAATGCCACGATGGCAGAAAGGTAGGTTGTAAAGATAGCAAGCAAATATGGGTGGTTTGATGGGGAGGAAGCCTGCCTCCCTCTTCCCAGCCAGGGCAGATTTCCTTGCCTTTTCAAACGGTAAAAGTTTCTGTTTGAAGAATGTTTACGGTCTCCTACAGTGAAGCCGAGGAATGTCATCCAAGGGGCTCTCAAGTTCTGTCCCTCCTGCCAGATTTATCCGATGCTGCTTCGCTGGGAGACGGCCCTCTTGTTCAGTGTCTTTGCCATTAGATCCCTATTAGCCCCCAGGCCTCCTTTTCCTACCTGTTATAATGTCATGTTTAAAAACGTCCTGCGGGCACTGGAGAGCAAAACATCTAAATGTTAAGGATACAGCTGGACTAGGGGAAGGCGGGGATAGAAATATTCCAGATGGAAATGCACAGTTGGGACGTTTGAGGGTCCAGCTCAGCCATCTTTTTTGTCCCTGTGTCTGTGTGCGCATGATATTGTCAGTCGCCTTGCTGTTGTCGTACGTGACCACCATCTTTCCCCTGCCACCTGAGTGTGCTTTGTATCCAGTTACCAGTTGTATGTGAACCTCTAATTAAAGGAACTGGGAAGGTTTGTTCACCGTCTCCGTTTCTTTGTGGGGCGTGCCACAGACTGGATCAGAAATCCCCAAGGCTCACTCTACCCGGTGTTCGAGCTCCACGTCAGCTAGAAGCTGTGCCTGGGCTTCACTCAGCGGGCGTGGTAGTGCTCGACTTCCACTccctagatcagggttcctcaaccttggcaagtttaagatgggtggacttcaactccaccttaaatggctggccggggaattctgggagttgaagcccacccatcttaaacttgccaaggttgaggaacactgctgtagagagagAAGGGTGCATTTGCAGCCCCTGCTAAATCACTGCAGCAAAGCAGAAAAGAAGGCTCACAAACTGCTCTTAGTTATTTTACTATTTGTGGATAATTTTATCGGTGGGCGGCAGCCATTCCTTCTTCCAGGAGAACACCAGGTGATGTTCCATCCTTGCCCAGAACTTAAACTTGCcagaaaaatctggaaaacaaacCCACTTCTGAGCAGCTCTCCTTTCTTTATTGAACTGGGGATGCCACGAAACAACCAAGGTCATTTAGAAGACCGTTTTAATTAGCTATATCAGCATCCTGTATAAGCATTTCCAGTTGGACAAACAACATGGTATTGATCACTTGGACAATTTGAATTCTTCTTTTAGCCTAGCGCTTGCAGTTTTGAAGAGGAAACCATGCATGCAAAGGGTACAATCCAGCCAAATAAAAACACTCTTTAGTTCTGCTAGTTTCAGTGGAAGAATATTAAACTTGCCTTTAGCAGTCCTTTGGAAATCACCATGATTTAAATGCACTTAACTCTGCAGGACCAGGAGCTCTGCAGAATTTTAAATATACACTATgatattttctttcttgcttctgtTTGATTTCCCTTTGGGGTGAATTCAGCATGTGCGGTTTGTTCCAAGAACAGATTAATGATCAACTGGTCATAATGGGAACGGCGTTTACAtaagcaagctcagcagctgttTGATTGCCAAAGGACGCTAAGGGTTTGCAAGCGCGCAGTTCCACCAGGCCTCTTTGCCAGGGCAACCCGTTCTTTGCTTGTAGAGCGATCAGCCGAACCAGGGTTGGAAATGGGAGGAATCGGAAGGGTTACAAAAAAACATCTTCCTCATAGTGAGGTTTATGTGCCAGTTGCATGAAGTGGCTGGCCAGGAATGATTGACAAGGCTCTGAACATTctctggggagggaggaagaaaccAGTGCAGAATTAAGCTAGAGGCACCGGCAGAGAGGAGGTTTAGCGAGACGTCCCTGTTGGAGCTTAGGGAGCTAAAACGCCTTTCTTTGCCTATCAGTGGCAGAGTGTGAAATGTCAAATCACACGCCGGGGCTGAGTGGCTGGCAACTTTCCAGATGTTCTTTGAAGTCCAACCAATCGGGGAGGGCCAAAAGCCTCCCAGCCCTGCCACAGCCAGAATCCAGGATCGCTCATCTGGAAATCCGAAGCCTGGTCTTTACTGTCCCTGGCTGAGAGGCCGCTGAGCCGCCTTTGCGGAGCCAGTGGAGACCTGGGCCCGGAGGCCTCATTCCAGACTGCCCTGAAGCTCTTGGGCCTGcttgctggggtggggtgggggcatcgCGAGGCAGACCTGCAGGCCCGCGCGCGGTTCCCCAGTGAGAACAGGGAGTGGATGAGTCATTCTCCCGTACTGTATTGAGTCACAGCTCCCTGCAGTGCCCCGGTCTCTGATGGGATTGCGTTGCTGGCAACGCTGGTATTTTCTGAGGACAAAAAGGAATTGCTCCTTTGTCCTGCCCAATAACAGAATAGGGATCAGGAGACGTGGAACCTCCTTAGCCACAAGGAATTGCTCGGAAGGGGCCCTTTGCTGTGGAGAAAGCAGTCAGGAGCTCCCGCACCACCAGCCCTGAATCCGTAAGTTTCTCCTGCTTCCCACTCGCTCTCTCTTTCCCAGGAAGAACCTGGTGGAACTATGCTCCCTGCGCTCGACGGGAGCTGAGGAGAGCAGCGGAAATGACCCCCGGGAAATCAAGGGGGCCCTGCAGCAGAAGGGGAGCCCCCCCCAAAACAAGGCATAAACCCTTGCATGCGATAATGGTGGCCCTCTCATCTGGCATTCTGGCATGCCTCGTTTGGGCAAAACCTTTGCAAACTGCCAGGGAACCATCTTTGCTATTTCAGGAGTCCATCACATTACTGCAGCATCCCCATCTTCATCTGGAAGGAAAGGCTGTCTCCCCGGGTGGCTTGCTGCAAAAAGGAAATGCGATATGGGTAAGGGGAGGGGCTCATGctagaaaaaagcaaaggaagtcCCGTTTGGCTGTCCCCCCCCACACCAACCCGCCGGGATTCCTGCACACAGTAAAATCCAGAGGGTGGATTGGCTGCCTATTAGGTGTCTAGTGCCAGTGAAAATAAAGGGAGAATTGAGTTGATGTCTGTCAACCAGCTCTGTCTTGCCCCACGCTTTATGAAGTCCTGTCTTGCTAAGGAGAGACCAATGCTCAGGGCATTTAGGAGTCTAGATATGGAGGCAGAAGCCAAGTGCCCTTGCCTTGGAAAATGTCAACAATATGGGCTGTGAAATATGGACTTCTGAATAAAAGCCCGGCCCGCTTGAACCTCATCCTATCCACAATAAGCCAATTGCATCCACGTGTCATCAGGTCTGGTGATAatggaacagtatttctcaacctcggcaactttaagatgtgtggacttcaactcccagaattccccagccagcatgttgaagtccacacatcttgaagttgctgaggttgagaaacactgtaataaaAAAGTCACTAACCTTGTTAATTTCTTTATGCCTTTCTTTCGTAACAATCTCCTCAAGGACTTCGCCATCGCCCTTAATAAGCCTGCAAGAGAAACACCATTGACTTGCTCAAGCAATAGATGTTAAAATCCATGAAAATGTGGAAAGCAGCTGATACTTAAAAAGAGGTAAATATAACCATTGCTTCGGGGTTATCCGAGATCAAGATGAAGGCGGCCACGTGTGCAGGAGCTTGAAAAAAAGATGGATGCCACaggtgggattatttttttattatcccTGGAAATAAAACTGCTGGGATTGTAACGGCCTTATACGGCCTTATATACTCTCTGATGCAGCCAGTCTGTATGAGGATCTGCATGTGCCAACTCAGAAGGGAGACTGCCAAGCTAGAAAAGGGCCTGAAAGGGCAAACATGCCAATCTCCTTGACTCTGAGGAAAGGTGACCATCTTTGTTTGGGTTTAAGAGAACAGGCAGGTAAAACTGGGTGCAGGGAGATAAAATGGACAATACAACGTTCAGATCCTTAACATGAGGAATGGGACAAAGCTGTGGCCTTCTATCTCGTTTGAAGGCTTCCAGGAAAGCAGGAGGCCAACACAGGAGGAAACTGGGTCCCATTTAGGAAATGCTCTCATATTTGCAAAGGGGTATGAAGGCAAGAGCCTCCTGTTACCTATTAACAAATATTTGGCAATCCGAGATACGCTGTTCATAACAATGGAGACTCTGTTCTGGGTACTATTAATGGAGAAACCAGATCTGTATCTTTTAGAGATGGGGTGTGACCTAGATTCATCTCTGATTTTAGGGCACAAGACCTCTCAGTGCCCTGGCAGCAAAATCAAATCGGCAATGGGCAATCTCTTGCACAGGAATCAAACAAGATAAAGCAAGGGGAAAACCCACCATGTGTTAAACGTGCTTGAAGATGTTTATTAACAGCAGCCCTGAAGTGTTCAGAAATAAAACTGTCTAATGGTGTTCCATAAAGACTGCTCTCCGCTGAACTTGTGAACAGGCACAGGGAAAGCATGATTCCATGGATGCCGGGTTTCATAAAATTGTAACAGGGAatgaatgtcatgagtactgatggcgagcaggagggggcccctatccaggggggaaaatgcatgcgtagtagtgaggagttgagcagccattcaaagagacacagatcagacccgccttgacttttggggtttatcggtctgggtttttcccacgcttcttcagtttgttaggattttctgtcttatgtagcagtaataaacactagagacctactcctcgtctcagtgtggttcctggctgttaggacaatgaaCCCCAGTTCAACCCAGTCCCGCTGTTTGTACCTCATGCGGCCTGTTTCGGGGTCAAGGACTTTCCGTATAACGCTCTGGCGCGCATCCCATTCCTCTTTTGTCATCGGCTTCATGGCCTGGATGCGGAATTTCTGCTCATCCGTAAGGGCTGAAAGAGAAACCTCGGTCAGAAAATGGGGGATCCTGCCCAACTCTCCAACAGCTCCCATATAAACTGTAGCAGATGCTTTGCCTTCTCCCCCGCAGGGAGAAAGTACtccgtttttttttttgtttgcatggaaaaaaaattcttctgttCACCATGAACAAGCATTGGTGAgacagagggaaggagggagaaggcGACTGACCAGTGTCAGATTGTTGCCTTTGAGACAGGCCCTGGCCGGCATCAAGAAGGAACAGACCCTTTCTGTTCTGGAGGAAAAGCAGCCACTAACGTTTgactgggagagccagtttggtgtcgtggttaaggcaccagactggcAATCGGAAGatcgtgagttctaatcctgccttaggcagggagccagctgggtgacttgggtcCAGTCCTgctcgctcagccctaggaagaagcaggccagggcaaaccacttccgaaaatcttgccaaggaaactgcaaggacttgtccaggcagtagccaggagtcaacactgactcgaaggcacaaaaagaaTTGTTTTTAACTGCAGCCTCCCAATAGTCCATACAATCCTGCTCGTAAAAGGTATCTCccttgggagattttttttcgGGATTGCTTTAACGGCGTTCCCAGGTTACAAATGCCAGCCTTACCAGGCCCAGAATCCGGCACGGCCTCTTTCTGCCACTGCTCCAAGGAAGGGCCAGGCAGCTCCTCCTTCCTGGCTTCCTCCTGCTTTCCCCTCTCCTTCTtggccttcttcttcttcttcttcttcttcttcctctcttttcgCTTCTTCCGCTTCTTGTCCTTCCCTCTGgatgccttcttcttcctccgCTTTTTCCTTTCGGGATCAGGCTTTTCGTCGCTGGACTCTTCCGAAGAGGCGCTGGAAGAGGATGCGGAAGACGAGGAGGAGGTGGTCCGGGAGGAAGAGGAGCTGGCTTTCcgcttcctttccttcttcgctttcttcttcttttccactagaagccagcatggaaCAGAAGTTTAGCAGGGGCTCCGGAggacagtcttccccaacctgctcCCACCAGCCTGGGGAAGGTTCATTTATAACCATGTCACAACAGAACCTCAAAAGATCATTGCCAAGGGGAAAAGGAGGCTATTCTCTTTGCTAGTCCTGGCCAGACCTAGCCTACGTCTGTGACAGGCCTGGTTTAACTGCAGTCGCCTCCCTTCCAAGAATCCTGCATGTTAtatctggagggagggggaagaggggcTGCAGCTCAGGGCTTCCACTGAAGAACTGCTCACAAGATGCCTTGCTCATGGGAACGGAGCGAGCCGGGTGACTCACTTAAGATGGTTTGAGCTTTTCTGCAATCTTACAAAGGATGCAATCGGTATCAACCCACCCCTTCAAAGCTTGCCTGCAAACCGTGAGGACCGACTTTCAGCCGATTGCGTCCACCACCGCACCTGGGAGACCAGGctttctgtttgaaatgttgtGAAAATCCTCAAGTTCCTAGTCCTGGTGGCACCCCCAGGAAGTTTTAAGGAAGGGAAAGCCGGCATGGCTTAAAAGCAAAAACCCAAGGCAAACCAGAACGCTGCTCCAAGGTAGAAGGGGTGGAGAGAGGCTCGAAACAGTGCTGGGCTCCTAATTTCAAGACTGCTCATTTGGAAGACGCAACTGTGCATTCGTTCAGCCGCAGATTCACAGCCACGCAAGCAGGGCTACAATTTGGGAAAAGCTGTTTTTCCCCTCACCTTCTTTGGAAGAGGGTAAGTCCATCCTGAACTCCCGGGCTTCAGATTCTTTTCTGCTTGCGGGAGACCGGCTCTTCCTCTCTCGGGAATCTTTGCTGGACTTCCTCCgtttcttgtcctcctccttggactCACTTCgactcctcctccttttcttagCCTGGCTGTGAGCCATCCTCCCCTTGGTCCTGTTTCAGGCAGACAAGATGCTTTTggaacccccacccccagccagccGAATGATTTGACCACCGCAGCCCTCAGGGAATACCTTATttgtaaaaagaataaaaataaaatcagaatggcCCACTCTTGTTATTCATCTCCAACTAAGGCTTTCCTCTAATTTTTCCAAAATGTAGCTCTTACCGTGTAGACATTTTCTGTAACCCCCTTTTTAGCCATCTGTCAGTTTAAATTCCACAGATTAATTTAATCTGTGTTTCCTTTTACAGCCACTTTGTGGCCATGAGTTCCACAGGGAAGCTGGGCTTATCTTAATCGGAGGTGGTGTTAAAAAGTACTTCTTTGGTACAACAGACTTTCTTGCAAGTTCTTAGTACAGGTTAAATGAGGACAGAACGTGTCCTTCCTCCTGGAAGGATGGCATATTGTATTTTCCTTTCAAACTGGCTAAGATTCAAAGGGAGAGGCAGACAGGAGGAAGGACGCCAACTGATTAGCTGGAAAAGCAGCAAAATGGATgtaaaggaggttttactccttTAGGAATGCAGAGTGCCAAGTGAAACTGCTCCCCCATGCTTTGCAAGCTGTTTGTACTCAAAATCTCCTTTACGGTACATTCCTCCTTTTCCACCTACTAAGACTTAAAGGACCCGCACTTGAGCACTGGCCCTTTAAGAAAAGCCTCCCTTGCCAGCTGTCCTTTAAACCTCCTTCGGCCAATCCACGTCCACCTTTGCCTTTATAAGCCCCGCCTCCTCCATAAGTCTCCAGAGTGGCCCGCTTGGGGGCGCATGCGTGTCAAGGGCTAGCCCCCTGAGCTCTTATGGATCCGAATTTGCCCTGTTGTCTTAGCCTTACCAGGTCAGGTAAGCCGCTCGCCGGTGGGGTGGAGGAGGCCCGGCGCGGCGTGAGGAGAAGGGCCTTCGTTAAGGTGGGTTCTCTGCACCATCGGTGGAGGTCAGCTGCCTCGGAGAGCGAACGCAGCCCCCCCGCCCTCAACGGTGGCCGTTTACTTGGCTGTAGCGGCGGTTTCCGGTTGGGGCTTGTACGCTGCTAGACACGTCCGGCGGGGAAACGGAGGCTGTGCACTTTGGTTCCCACCTCGCTGAATGTATGTAAGCGTGAGGAGGGAGGAGTCATCTTCCAATGAGATCTCCTTCAGTCACGgttttatttgtgtttatttaaaatgcgtttttgttgttgttttcctccaAGATTCCTGGAGCCGTTGGCTTTCTTGTTGCCAGAAGTTATAAATAGGAGAATTTGCATTCCAATTTGAGACTATTTTAACTTGAAAGAGAAGATACTTACTTAAAAACTAAAGcctttaaaacagtatttttgaaAGCTtggtttaaaaaatgcatacTGTTTTCAGCTGTTATATTGTGGATACCAAATAAATAAGGTCTTGGGCTGGTTCTTTATTGGGGGAGGCAATGTGAAGATGAAGACTCCAATAGAAAAACTGGcacatataaacagggagcaaactccgccctccctcacactgatgttacctagtcgccTAATGAAATGTCAGCAAGTAAAACAAGCTCAGAGCGCCAAGGACGCCACAGATGAAGAGACTATTGATGCCTTAAAATAGGATTTTGAAAATTTATTAAAATCCGGATacattctctcctttctccatcaTCATCTTCCTATGTCATCAAGCACAGTTCTGTGGTTGCAGGTGGGCTGCCCTCCAGGATCCTAGTGAACCCATCTCCAAATCCTTCAGCTTCAACGAGGTCAGGCTCTCTGTTGCACATGGGACAAAGCTGGTTGCGGACAGTGGACGATCGCATCCAGATGATCAGATTCCTGCGCTCGCCAGAGGCAATGGGCAGCGCCCCGTGTAGCTGCCCTCCCCGATGGAACAGTCCGTAGAAAGGCACGTGGTCAACCTCAAGGTAATTCGGCACAGGGTTGGCATCCTTGAAAACAGCAGAGAGAAGTCACCAGGTTAAGAGCTGTTTCTGCAGTTGCGGTCGTCAAATTGAGGCAACTTTCACTGTCAAGAAGAAGCTATTTATTTGTGCTACGTATTTTTCCACGTATGAGATTCACTACTACAGGCTGCGGAGGTAGCCGGCACCACAGACGTTTTGAGGAAAGGGTTGGATAAATCCACTAATAAAAGTATAGCATTCATATCCAACACAGAGCACTGTGCATATCCAAATCCATATATATATGTGGATATAAAGGGCAGGGAATGATCTACTGGCCCTGTTTGTCCAAACTATAAAATAAGAGAGCT
Encoded here:
- the ARL6IP4 gene encoding ADP-ribosylation factor-like protein 6-interacting protein 4 codes for the protein MAHSQAKKRRRSRSESKEEDKKRRKSSKDSRERKSRSPASRKESEAREFRMDLPSSKEVEKKKKAKKERKRKASSSSSRTTSSSSSASSSSASSEESSDEKPDPERKKRRKKKASRGKDKKRKKRKERKKKKKKKKKAKKERGKQEEARKEELPGPSLEQWQKEAVPDSGPALTDEQKFRIQAMKPMTKEEWDARQSVIRKVLDPETGRMRLIKGDGEVLEEIVTKERHKEINKQATRGDSLSFQMKMGMLQ